A genomic segment from Nicotiana sylvestris chromosome 1, ASM39365v2, whole genome shotgun sequence encodes:
- the LOC138878415 gene encoding uncharacterized protein → MKKKLKNAKGLWPELLSEVLWAYRTTPKTSTEETPYSLVYETDTVILVEVGEPSVRYSNESRPSNDESRRQDIDEAEERRDMAYIRMIAQKQQVESYYNKKDKIRPLKVGDYVLKAKTQASKDPREGKLGTN, encoded by the coding sequence ATGAAAAAGAAGCTCAAGAACGCCAAGGGGCTGTGGCCAGAACTACTATCagaagtgctatgggcatatcgcactACGCCGAAAACAAGCACAGAAGAAACACCATATTCGCTAGTCTATGAGACCGATACAGTAATACTGGTAGAAGTCGGTGAACCAAGCGTAAGGTATTCAAACGAGAGCAGGCCAAGCAACGACGAAAGTAGAAGGCAAGATATCGACGAAGCCGAAGAGCGGAGAGACATGGCTTACATAAGAATGATAGCTCAAAAACAACAGGTAGAGTCGTACTACAACAAAAAAGACAAGATTAGGCCACTCAAGGTCGGGGACTATGTACTCAAAGCCAAAACACAAGCAAGCAAAGACC